From a single Eleginops maclovinus isolate JMC-PN-2008 ecotype Puerto Natales chromosome 2, JC_Emac_rtc_rv5, whole genome shotgun sequence genomic region:
- the tmem168b gene encoding transmembrane protein 168: MFRFLRYCVSHCLHAAMTRLEEVNEEVSMWSSVRWLGYLSGFNLLLALSLGLYVRWERTADTTLLVIFILALVVLGIASVVYYYFSMERVSLSLLHLWFGFLLGLQCFLNSPEVQSDVKEQAASCLLLASGGLRTLWALLERLLGCTRYRPAFLTSAERLELLGFAAASTVLLVQNSLSVMVLVVALATVMIALRMKALLALPNLICFAVITALLFFESLSITINPFALACFFSQLICDPLLDVYFSGLSVTERWQPFLVWRGLWRRLSLLPLLGVEVAFIILAARKMRHVDQWYLVIPGFIVCVLFWTICHMVFVITVWGFHTKLSECQRQCLSQGSGVSGLDKVMASKGMRHFCLISERLVLFSLVSTVAVAAFCWQASSSLFVSMFLLVLPLESLFHGLFHELGSSLGGTCVGYAVVIPTNYCSPDGQPMLLPPGQVQELNQRSTGMLNNVQRFFAHHLIETFGCDYSTSGVSHDALQAKIKSFLELRTADGPRHDTYIIFYSGHSYGSGEWVLAGGDTLGLAQILEWWKEKNGSFCSRLILVLDCDFSLPWVTAVRKVEGLYVAVQGATLARVTDAELQDPPQLGDFTAQWVEYNCNSHSSTQWSERGRPVSAVYGISKHWSDYMLHLPTGSDVTSHWSLYFPRVTYLVVQLAVWCGGLNVLWLCSVCLRCLKRVKLNWFPPAILDTGQGFKLVRS, encoded by the exons atgtttCGTTTCCTACGCTACTGTGTCAGCCACTGCCTCCATGCAGCGATGACCCGGCTGGAGGAGGTCAACGAAGAGGTGAGTATGTGGTCATCTGTCCGGTGGCTTGGCTACCTGTCCGGGTTCAACCTGCTGCTCGCTCTGAGTCTGGGGCTCTACGTCCGGTGGGAGAGAACCGCAGACACCACCCTCCTGGTCATCTTCATTTTGGCTCTGGTTGTCCTCGGAATAGCAAGTGTGGTGTACTACTACTTCAGCATGGAGAGGGTGAGCCTCAGTCTCCTCCACCTGTGGTTCGGGTTTCTTCTGGGGCTGCAGTGTTTCCTCAACAGCCCCGAGGTGCAGAGCGACGTGAAGGAACAGGCGGccagctgcctgctgctggCCAGCGGGGGACTGAGGACGCTGTGGGCGCTCCTGGAGAGGCTTTTAGGTTGCACCAGGTACCGTCCTGCCTTCCTCACCTCGGCAGAGAGGCTGGAGCTGCTGGGCTTTGCGGCTGCCAGCACGGTGCTGCTCGTCCAGAACTCCCTGAGCGTGATGGTGCTGGTGGTGGCTCTGGCTACAGTCATGATCGCCCTCCGGATGAAGGCTCTCCTGGCTCTTCCGAACTTGATCTGCTTCGCTGTCATCACCGCCTTGCTGTTCTTCGAGTCTTTGAGCATCACCATCAACCCTTTTGCCCTCGCTTGCTTCTTCAGTCAGCTGATCTGCGACCCTCTGCTGGATGTGTACTTCAGCGGGCTGTCTGTCACCGAGCGCTGGCAGCCTTTCCTGGTGTGGAGGGGTCTGTGGCGCCGGCTGTCCCTCCTGCCTCTGCTGGGGGTTGAGGTAGCCTTCATCATTCTGGCTGCTCGGAAGATGAGACACGTGGACCAGTGGTACCTGGTGATCCCAGGATTTATCGTCTGTGTGCTCTTCTGGACCATCTGCCACATGGTATTTGTCATCACAGTGTGGGGCTTTCACACCAAGCTCAGTGAATGCCAGAGGCAGTGCTTGTCCCAGGGGTCAGGGGTCAGCGGCCTGGACAAGGTGATGGCCTCCAAAGGCATGAGACATTTCTGCCTCATCTCTGAACGCCTGGTGCTCTTCTCACTGGTGTCGACTGTGGCTGTTGCAGCGTTCTGTTGGCAG GCCTCCAGCAGTCTCTTTGTGAGCATGTTCCTGCTCGTCCTGCCGCTGGAGTCTCTGTTTCACGGGCTTTTCCACGAGCTGGGGAGCAGCCTGGGTGGAACGTGTGTGGGCTACGCAGTGGTCATCCCCACCAACTACTGCAG TCCTGACGGCCAGCCCATGCTGCTGCCTCCGGGCCAGGTTCAGGAGTTGAACCAGCGCTCCACAGGCATGCTGAACAATGTGCAGCGCTTCTTCGCCCACCACCTGATCGAGACTTTTGGCTGCGACTATTCCACCAGCGGGGTGAGCCACGACGCTCTGCAGGCCAAGATCAAATCCTTCCTGGAGCTTCGTACAGCAGACGGGCCTCGCCATGACACCTACATCATCTTCTACAGCGGGCACAGTTACGGCTCTGGAGAGTGGGTGCTGGCAG GAGGGGACACTCTTGGTCTGGCTCAGATCTTGGAGTGGTGGAAGGAGAAGAACGGCAGCTTCTGCTCGCGCCTCATCTTAGTGCTCGACTGTGACTTCTCGCTGCCGTGGGTGACGGCGGTCAGGAAGGTGGAGGGTCTGTACGTGGCCGTGCAAGGAGCGACGCTCGCCCGAGTGACGGATGCGGAGCTGCAGGACCCCCCGCAGCTCGGAGACTTCACCGCCCAGTGGGTGGAGTATAACTGCAACTCACACAGCAGCACCCAGTGGTCCGAGAGGGGCCGGCCAGTCTCTGCTGTCTATGGCATCTCCAAACACTGGAGCGACTACATGCTGCACCTGcccacaggaagtgatgtcaccaGCCACTGGAGCCTGTACTTCCCCCGGGTGACCTACCTGGTGGTGCAGTTGGCGGTGTGGTGTGGGGGTCTCAACGTGCTGTGGCTCTGCAGCGTCTGCCTGCGATGTCTCAAGAGAGTCAAACTCAATTGGTTTCCCCCGGCGATACTGGACACCGGACAAGGCTTCAAACTGGTCAGATCATAG